Genomic segment of Parageobacillus genomosp. 1:
AAGCCGCTTCTTCAAGTGATGAAACAATTTGATATTAAAGGAATGGCACATATTACGGGCGGCGGCTTTATCGAAAACATCCCGCGCATGCTTCCGGAAGGGCTGGGTGCGGAAATCGACGACGGCTCATGGCCGGTGCCGCCGATTTTTGAGCTGCTGCGGGAGAAAGGAAACCTAGAGCGCGGCGAAATGTTTTCTATTTTCAATATGGGAATTGGCATGGTGCTGGCAGTAGACCGCGAAGTGGCAGATCGTGTGGCTGATCTTTTCAAAGAGATGGGAGAAAAAGCGTATGTTATCGGCCGCGTGAAACAAGGAAAAGGCGTTTCATTTGTTGGAGGGGCGATGGCATGAAACAACTTGCTGTTTTTGCCTCCGGCAGTGGCACGAATTTTCAGGCGATTGTCGATGCGGCCAAAAATGGGATGCTGCCGGCGCGCATCGCACTATTAGTATGCGACAAGCCGGGAGCGAAAGTCATTGAGCGGGCGGCGCGCGAGCATATTCCCGCGTTCGTTTTTTCGCCGAAAGATTATGCTTCTAAAGCGGAATTTGAACAGGCGATTTTAGCCCAGCTGCGAAAACATCACATTGATTTCATCGCGCTTGCCGGTTATATGCGTCTCATCGGTCCGACGCTGCTTGACGCCTATGAAGGAAAAATCGTCAATATCCATCCATCGCTGTTGCCCGCGTTTCCGGGCAAAGACGCGATTGGGCAGGCGTACCGGGCGGGGGTAAAAGTAACTGGCGTAACGATTCATTATGTCGATGAAGGAATGGATACCGGACCGATCATCGCACAGCGCGCTGTCCCGATTCACGACGGAGAGCCGCTGGAACAGCTCGAGGAGCGGATTCACGAAGTGGAGCATGAGCTATATCCCGCTGTATTAAAAACATTACTCGAACATCAATAGAAAGGATCGAGAGAGTCATGGCAGTGAAACGGGCGTTGCTAAGTGTATCGAACAAGGAAGGAATTGTATCGCTGGCGAAACAATTGGTGGAACTAGGTGTGGAAATTATCTCCACAGGCGGAACGAAAAAAACGTTGGAAGAAGCGGGAGTTCCCGTCATTGGCATTTCCGAAGTGACGGGGTTTCCGGAAATTTTAGACGGGCGCGTCAAAACACTGCATCCGGCGATTCATGGCGGGCTGCTGGCGATCCGCGACAATGAGCGCCATCAAGCTGAACTTCATGAGCATCATATTACTCCGATTGATTTAGTGGTTGTCAATTTATATCCGTTTCAACAAACGATTGCCAAAAGCGATGTGACATTTGCTGAGGCGATCGAAAATATTGATATCGGTGGACCGACGATGCTGAGAGCGGCGGCGAAAAATCACGCCTATGTAACGGTCGTCGTAGACCCGGCCGACTATGATACGGTCATACAGGAGCTAAAAGAACATGGCGATGTATCCGCAGAAACGAAACTGAAACTGGCAGCAAAAGTATTCCGCCATACGGCCGCATACGACGCGATGATTGCCGAATATTTAACCAACAAAACAGGAGAAGAATATCCGGAAACATTAACGGTCACTTTCGAGAAAAAACAAGCATTGCGCTATGGGGAAAATCCGCATCAAACAGCGGCGTTTTATAAAAAACCGCTCGGTGCCTCTTTCTCGATTGCGCAAGCAACACAGCTGCACGGAAAAGAGTTATCGTACAACAACATTAATGATGCGAACGCCGCACTACAACTAGTAAAAGAATTTACCGAACCGGTAGCAGTGGCGGTGAAGCATATGAATCCGTGCGGCGTCGGCACAGGCGCGACGATTTATGAAGCGTTCCTAAAGGCGTACGAGGCTGATCCGACTTCGATTTTTGGCGGCATTATCGCTTTAAACCGCGAAGTCGATAAAGCGACGGCCGAAAAAATGCACGAAATCTTTTTAGAAATCGTCATCGCTCCATCTTTTAGCGATGAGGCGCTCGCGATTTTAACGCAAAAGAAAAACATTCGTCTCTTGACAGTGGATTTCGCGGCTACAAAGACGAAAGAAAAAATGTTTGTTTCCGTGCAAGGCGGGCTGCTTGTACAAGAAACGGATACGCACACGCTTGATGACGCTGATTTGAAAGTCGTGACGAAGCGAGAACCGACAGAAGAGGAATGGAAACAGTTGCAATTCGCCTGGAAGGTGGTCAAACACGTCAAATCGAACGCCATCGTGTTGGCGAGAGACGGGATGACGATCGGCGTCGGCGCCGGACAAATGAATCGTGTCGGCGCGGCGAAAATCGCGATTGAACAGGCGGGAGAGAAAGCAAACGGGGCAGTGCTTGCCTCCGATGCGTTTTTCCCGATGGACGATACTGTTGAAGCGGCGGCCAAAGCCGGCATTACCGCCATCATCCAGCCGGGCGGCTCAATTCGTGACGCCGATTCCATTCGCAAAGCGGATGAATACGGAATTGCCATGGTCTTTACGGGAATCCGCCATTTTAAACATTAAGTTGGAGGGAGCGCCATGAAAGTATTGATTGTCGGCCGCGGCGGCAGGGAACATGCGATTGCCTGGAAGGCCGCGCAAAGCCGTCTTGTTACTAAGCTATACGCCGCCCCGGGCAATCCGGGCATCGCGCAAGTAGCGGAGCTTGTTCCGATTGACGAACACGACATCGACGCGCTTGTTCGCTTTGCCAAGCAGGAGGGTATCGATCTTACGATTGTCGGTCCGGAAGCGCCGTTGCTTGCCGGTATTGTCGACCGTTTCGAGGCGGAAGGATTGCCTATTTTCGGCCCGCGTAAAAATGCGGCGTTAATTGAAGGAAGCAAAGCATTTGCCAAAGAGTTGATGAAAAAATATGGCATTCCGACGGCTGAACATGCGACCTTTACTTCGTATGAGGAAGCAAAAGCATATGTCGAGAAAAAAGGCGCGCCGATCGTCATTAAAGCGGACGGATTGGCAGCAGGAAAAGGCGTGATTGTCGCTGCGACGCTTTCTGAGGCCATCGAGGCGCTAGAGGTGATGATGATCGAAAATCAGTTTGGCGATGCGAGCAAAAAAGTGGTCGTGGAAGAATACTTAGAAGGCGAAGAGTTTTCGTTTATGGCGTTTGTCCATGGCGAACGTGTTTATCCACTCGCGATTGCTCAGGACCATAAGCGCGCATATGACAATGATGAAGGGCCAAACACGGGCGGAATGGGAGCATACTCCCCAGTGCCGCAAATTTCCCAGCAAACGGTGGAAACCGCGCTGTCCACGATCCTTCAGCCGATGGCAAAAGCATTGGCGGCGGAAGGACGACCGTTTACCGGAGTATTGTACGCAGGATTAATGGAAACAAGCCAAGGCCCGAAAGTGATCGAGTTTAATGCTCGCTTTGGCGATCCGGAAGCGCAGGTGGTGCTGCCGCGGTTAGAAAATGACCTTATTGAAGTGATCACCGCCGTTATGGAAGGACGGAACATCGAACTTCGTTGGTCGGATGAGGCCGTCATCGGCGTGGTGCTAGCAGCGAAAGGATATCCAGGGGCATATGAACGCGGAGCGGTTATTAGCGGCTGGGATCAGCTAGAGGAAAAAACATTAGTATTTCACGCAGGAACGAAGATGGAAAATAACACTTTATATACAAACGGTGGCCGCGTGCTGCTTGTGGCGGCGAAAGGGGA
This window contains:
- the purN gene encoding phosphoribosylglycinamide formyltransferase, which codes for MKQLAVFASGSGTNFQAIVDAAKNGMLPARIALLVCDKPGAKVIERAAREHIPAFVFSPKDYASKAEFEQAILAQLRKHHIDFIALAGYMRLIGPTLLDAYEGKIVNIHPSLLPAFPGKDAIGQAYRAGVKVTGVTIHYVDEGMDTGPIIAQRAVPIHDGEPLEQLEERIHEVEHELYPAVLKTLLEHQ
- the purH gene encoding bifunctional phosphoribosylaminoimidazolecarboxamide formyltransferase/IMP cyclohydrolase, which produces MAVKRALLSVSNKEGIVSLAKQLVELGVEIISTGGTKKTLEEAGVPVIGISEVTGFPEILDGRVKTLHPAIHGGLLAIRDNERHQAELHEHHITPIDLVVVNLYPFQQTIAKSDVTFAEAIENIDIGGPTMLRAAAKNHAYVTVVVDPADYDTVIQELKEHGDVSAETKLKLAAKVFRHTAAYDAMIAEYLTNKTGEEYPETLTVTFEKKQALRYGENPHQTAAFYKKPLGASFSIAQATQLHGKELSYNNINDANAALQLVKEFTEPVAVAVKHMNPCGVGTGATIYEAFLKAYEADPTSIFGGIIALNREVDKATAEKMHEIFLEIVIAPSFSDEALAILTQKKNIRLLTVDFAATKTKEKMFVSVQGGLLVQETDTHTLDDADLKVVTKREPTEEEWKQLQFAWKVVKHVKSNAIVLARDGMTIGVGAGQMNRVGAAKIAIEQAGEKANGAVLASDAFFPMDDTVEAAAKAGITAIIQPGGSIRDADSIRKADEYGIAMVFTGIRHFKH
- the purD gene encoding phosphoribosylamine--glycine ligase, encoding MKVLIVGRGGREHAIAWKAAQSRLVTKLYAAPGNPGIAQVAELVPIDEHDIDALVRFAKQEGIDLTIVGPEAPLLAGIVDRFEAEGLPIFGPRKNAALIEGSKAFAKELMKKYGIPTAEHATFTSYEEAKAYVEKKGAPIVIKADGLAAGKGVIVAATLSEAIEALEVMMIENQFGDASKKVVVEEYLEGEEFSFMAFVHGERVYPLAIAQDHKRAYDNDEGPNTGGMGAYSPVPQISQQTVETALSTILQPMAKALAAEGRPFTGVLYAGLMETSQGPKVIEFNARFGDPEAQVVLPRLENDLIEVITAVMEGRNIELRWSDEAVIGVVLAAKGYPGAYERGAVISGWDQLEEKTLVFHAGTKMENNTLYTNGGRVLLVAAKGETLEQARKAVYAQITHIACDQLFYRRDIGKRAIERASGAHRQTQGR